acatgccataaacatgcaacatttatgggacagtctaaattgccccattgtgtgattgtgagtgcgactgtttgtctttgtgtaccctccgattggctggcgaccagttcagggtgtacgtcctgctcattgacagctgggataggttccaacacTCCTCTGCCCTACTCTACTCCCACTCTACCCTCATGAGGGTAAGCAGCTCtgagaatggatagatggatgttaacTGGCATTGCTATTAAACagtgttgtgatttttttttttaaagatttattcaCTTGGCAGGGATGGGGAGTATAAActacatttttctttggttAGCTTTTATCTGATTCATCACTTAAGAAACCCACCAAAGGATAAAGCCAAGCGAAAAGGCTACTACAGTGCGCTCCTCTTTACACAATCAAAGATGTtgttcaccccaaaaaaaaaaaaaataataattcaagacACAGACACTAATTTCAACATCTTAAAGCCAAACTGTTATTAGTAcaagaaacacacaaaacacttttttccccgaCAAACAAAAAGAAGCTTTGCACAAAACAGAATTTCTCACGGGAGCAGAATCGATTTTGTGGTGGCTGGGAGTTAAAGTTACACTTTGTgaatcacaattttaaaaaaacactgtcACTTccataaatacaaagaaattcattaaaaattgaaaactgtTGCTTTTACATAATTGCCATTCCATAGCTTAACATGTAATAAAGGCTGATAGTGGGTGATTAAAGgcatcaccatccatccatttttgaagctacttatcctcacaagggttggcagagtgctggagctcatcctTGCTCCCTTCAGGCAagaggggggtacaccctgaactggtcactcacacctgtgggcaatttacagttttCAGTCGACCTAGCATGCatgatttgggatgtgggaagaacccggggaaaaaccacgcaggcacagggcaACGCGAATGTGCTAACTAGTTGTCCATTGTGCCGCCCTTGgcttattccatccatccatccattttctttgccgcttataatcacgagggtcgcagggagtgctggagccaatcccagctgtcaacgggcaggaggcggggtacaccctgaactggttgccagccaatcgcatggcacaaagagacaaatagccacactcacgatcacaacctaggggcaatttagagtgtccaattaatgttgaatgtttttggaatgtgagaggaaatcggagtgcccagagaaaacccacacaggcacggggagaacatgcaaacttcacgcaggcgggtctgggattgaatccgggacctcagaactgtgaggccaacgctttaccagctgggccaCCAGGCCGCCTTTGGCTTATTCCAATATTACATAATTATTCAAATTTGTAGAATTTTTATGAATTAAGAATGTAGAAGCATTTGACATTGTTTAGTCTGTTTTCAGTCCCCTGCTTTTACTAATGTTTGGGATTTTTGCTGTGGTATGGTTCCAGTAGCAGTACCCGGGTAGCGTATCAAGGTTGGGATTTTGGTTTTGTGACACAAGTACAGGCCCAACCCCTCCTGTCATCAAAGGTCCACGTGACCCTGAACAGCACAAGCGCCGTCAAAAATGGACGCACGGACTGCTGTGGCGAGTCCAGGTCGTACTGGTATCGCCTCAGACTTATAAAATGGGCCAAGTCTATCTCAGGTCATGACCTTACAGCGCATGTCAGCGACACGCAGATCGACCGGATTAACTGCAGCCTCACGGCGAAGCTGATTCATGCTAAATAGCGGTTACACTTTGAAAGCATCCATGATGGTGCATTAGCATTGAAATGAGGAGACTATTTTGTCAAGAGGAACTTTGAGGTCATACAGAGACGAGAGATGAATCCCACCGCGGGGTGGTGGGGGCaatgtcaacagtgttcaagTAGTTTTGTTTACGTAGGAGAGAGGCCCACCATTTGTGAGGCGCTAGAGAAAAGGGCAAATGTCAAATCTGTTGCATTTAGGCCCGGATTTGGCTCACTTGGTGTCTCCAGCGTGCACACTGGACTCATCACGTAAAGCGGTCACCGTCACATAAGCATGAAACAAACTCAATCTAATCAAAACCAAGTCAACTAAAACAACTGAAGCACATCGGGACAGTGGTATCTGAATGATGTACAAATACCAGTTCAACTCCTTTACTCAAATAAAGGGTGTAGAGTACGCTGACATCTACTTAAGTCCAAAAGTGCAGTGACAGTGTTtctattaattatattattcGCACCACTTGATGTAGCCCAGTAAAGCAATTCAGGTCTGTCTACGTCACGTTTCttgctaaatgtttttttagtgtgtttgttttcatgcataaaaaaaacaacaacaactttgaaCAGGTATTACaagatgatttattttcataagAAATCTCTTCTTTATAAAAGTGGACAGATTTTGTTTccatgacttctgatttcaaatctAATTCATTGTTAACAGTGTGTGTAACCATCATTTTTTGGGGCACTTGTCTATATGGAACATGTTGATGTGACTTCCCATTTCGATAGTCCAAAAAGGGTGCTGTGACGAGGCCCTAAATTGCACAGTGGGCCCCCGACCCCGTCCCCTATGGAGCCCGACAGCACACTTTGAGAAGCGCTGCAGGAACCTGTTGCTTTTGTTTCTAATTGATGCATTTTAAATTGtggagaggaaaagaaaaactccACAGGGCAACTGGGTTGGGGcgcacacaaacatttttgtccccCAAACCTCTCACGTCAAGTCACGCAGCTGGACCAATGAGTATCCGTGGCGACAAGCTATGAAACGAGGAATCTATGGTTTACCCCTAAATATTTTGAGCAAATTTCACAAGTGTTTATCAAATTTTTGCAGCAAATAGTAGCCAAAAAGGATGTCTCTCTCAAAAAGTTTGAGATTTTGAGTCTACCATACAACTTTTTCCTCCATTTCAACTGTTACTTGCTTCCACCACCCGAAAGTACAATGCCGTCTACAGTTTACGAACAAATTATTTAGGAAACTTGGAAGTAAGGCCGCCATTTAGATCAAACGCAACACAAGACAGAAGTGGAAAACAATACCGTACTTCTCAAAAATGTCCACGAGGCGGAAGCAACATCTGACAAGTGACCTTAAACCGTAACGTCATTTCCTTCCATGGCGTAGCAGGAAGTTAATGCGGGCCCCGAGCGTTGATGCCCAACGTGTGTCGTGCTCTGCCGGTCGCCCAGGCGGGCGTACCGCTTTCAACTCAGCATGTCAACGAAGTACCCCACCCCAGTGTACGCTCACGCAGGACGGGGCGACTTCTGCGATGTTTACGAGCCGGCGGAGGATTCTTTCCTGCTGATGGACGCGCTGGAAAGGGACGTTGACGAGCTCCGGGGGATGCGGTGAGCAGAACCGCTCGCAGCCGGATCGCCACCGGTGCCTGCACGGTTGCGGACGTTGGCGGCAGGGACACAATTCAATTTCCAGAGCGCTTCAAAACGACCACAGCTGTACACAGAACCTCTAAAGCGCTGTTATTCCTCCCGCAATCATAACCATAATGCTCACAGTAACAAAACTGCCAATTGAGATGCCTGTTCCTTTaacagaatttgttttttttgacaagctGGTTAAAAATTTGAACTCGACATTGACGAGACACATCAATATTTGTACATAGACGTCGTGTAAACATACAAACGGGCAATATAACAACTTACTCTGTCATATATGCTTTAAACCAGtagtcaccaacgcggtgcccgcaggcgaatggtagcccgtgaGGACCCCAtcagcagggatgagaattttccgccgatcggcggatttccgacttttttttttgtgtatatgtatgtatgtgtgtatgtgtatatagcTACAGATTGTGTGGACCTTAAATGTGTTAGAGTAgtaatttccaacctttatggagccaaggcacatattttacaattaaaaaaatcccacggcacaccaacaaaagtaaatgtcaccaaaaaggGAtcgattactgtatgtacttcctgccttctaatagaagaggatttttttttgttgtctgtcattgtggctcactggcataaatagatgaataaagacacgttatttcttggaataaatgttttttttttagcaattacataaaattgcataacttctcacggcacactaatgttccccgtcacactgtttgggaatcactgtgtTAGAGGGTTTAAATCCATCCAACGTGGTCATGTACTATATTCTGTTTTGATTTGTGGTGTTGTTGCTGGAGGTGTTTCTTTTTCACGGTTTGCATCTTCCCCACAGGCCGCACGTGTGTGTAGAGGTCGGCAGCGGCTCCGGAGCAGTGTCTGCATTCTTGGTATCCCTCCTCGGACCGGCGGCGATCTATTTGTGAGTTGATCGTGAGATTGGCCTCctgcaacaccccccccccccttaccttaccttttttttatatatacagttgCACGGACCTGAATCGGGCAGCGGCGCTGTGCACCTCCAAGACTGCATCCAGCAACAATGTGTCACTCGAGCCTGTCATCACCGACTTGGTCCGGCTGCATCACGCGTACGACCGTCTTGAATGCGTCAGTTGCTGCTTTGACCTTTGCGCTATGTTTTAGGTGCAATGTTTCCTGCCGCGGTTGAGCGGACAAGTGGACGTGCTCCTGTTCAACCCTCCCTATGTGGTCACCCTGTCCAGTGAGGTGACCTCTCAAGTTAAAAGGTTCGCCAATGACATGTTGGAATTGgttattttttgttcttctccCGTCACCTAGGTGGGAAGCATGGGCATAGAAGCTGCCTGGGCCGGCGGCAGGCGGGGCCGTGAGGTCACCGACAGATTTTTACCGCTCGTGTGCAAGTTGCTGTCGACTCGAGGGCTGTTCTACTTGGTTGCGATAGCAGAGAATGATCCGGGTGGGTTTACCTCGAATGTTTTCGATCAGTCGTACCTTGCTCAGGGTCACGGTGGGGCAGGGGTCCATACTAGTTTACTATGAGCACTGGTTCCCAACCTCAATTAAACTAATTTGCATATTTGATGAAAGACaaatctcacagcacaacaCCAAACTAAAATCTCACAAGGGATACCAagtatattttgaaatattgatGCTTTCTTTTTGCTAAGTGTGAAatctgtgctttttttctttgttcaaaGCTGTAATTGTCCAGTTGTATTAATAGCAAGACTGAAACAGACAACCATGAACGCCAATGGTAAATTGAGCGTTTTTGCTGCCCACTAGCTCAGCTGAAAGAATCCAATTGTTGTCCCTTTACATCCTAGAGGAGATTATCCAATCACTAAGTGGATGCGGGCTGGAGGGAAAGCCATGCTTGCTGGCAAGAGCCGGAAACGAGAGGCTGAGCGTCCTGCGCTTCCACCGCCGCCAACCTATGTGAACGGGCCGGGTCGCTACGGCTGTCGCGTCCCTTCGGCGTCTTCATCACTCACTCGGGAAAATCCGTGGCCAAACATTTGCGGACATACAAGTTCAgtgagttcaattttttttcctaccatCGAATATGCAAGATTGATTGAAAAGCTCGGAGTTGTAGTGATCAGTTACTGCATTGATTGGCTGTTCGCAACGGTTTCTTAAAGTAGACGTGCAGCCTTTGAATGGACTTTAGTGGAAGTAATTAGTAGTCCAATCATTATGAAACACTTGGCACCCACtgttgacttgttttttttccagcccaGTCATGGATGAATGATTCATAGCAGAACAATAGTTGGGTAAAAATAGAACAGCCTAAGGTCAAGTCAATTTCTCACGGTCCCTACTGCACCACCTGGAGGAAATGCTGGACATTACACCACAACCTGAGGGAAACACTGGGGATTACAGGACAAGTTCCAATGAATGTCATCATGATTTTGATATTTGGGGGATTCTGTACTAATCTTTGCCAGGCCAAttgtggcccgcgggccgtagtTTGGCCACCTCTGCCATGTTGACTCTAGAATGGACTTCAtaaaaaaagtgttggttcAATTTCAACACACCATGGTTTTGTCATCCAAGTGTTTAGAAATTGCCCCTCCGACAGTTACTTCTGTATGACCCACGTTCGTATccattttgtccatatttggctaaagCTGcctccttttctctcatttgtTACTTCAGTGTAGCGGACCGACACGTGTTTGTTTCGTCGACAGCACCGGAGCTCTTTGCGAGTGATGTCAATAAACTTGGGAAGTTCCAATGAGCGGATTTCAAGCCTCTCAGcagaaaaacattgaaaatgcgTGAAACGATTTGAATTCGTATTTcacgtttactgaggcaccacagAGACAACACtccatcccaaatactagaaaaaaaaatggatttgcaaAATACAGGACCTGAATACAACAAAAGTGGAGCAGTagctttgaaaataaatgtagttGGAAAATGTCATTATCAAAACGTTTCATAAATTAAAAGTGTTTAACAGTACAAAAAGTAAATTGCGTTACAAAGTGAATTGCTTCATCGTGTGCTCAATAAATCCTAATGTTAGCCAATATCTGTCAGTGAGTGCACATATCTGTTTGCATACCCATTCTCTGCCTGGAGTTaatttgcatatttaaaaaagtacaGGAGCTTGCCCACTACACATTTCTAACAACATATCAATTTACACCAGATTCAATCTTAATATTTGGGAACGAAAAGACCACTCATGCATGATTGAGGAAGAAGAGAAAAGTGTCGCTGTTACCTGTTCAATTAAAAACCAATCATTTTGTTTCTAAGCATGGGTGTTTCCCTATATTTTGGAGGGGGTTACACAACTGTCATTTTAAATCGATAATAATGTCCAAATTTTGTAAAGGAAGTTGAACACACCACAGAAACCCACATGCTCAAGAGATTATAATCCTGCAGAGATGTTGCTTTAATGTGCGTAACTTTCATTCAACCACCAAGCATTCAGCATTCATGTGCATTTGGATTGTCTACCCCCACACCCCTTACCAAGGTATAACTTCCTCCAGTGTCACACTGCACATTTACTTGACGGTCTTAGTCCTCCTGCTGTAACTTGGACCTCCAGACAACACGTCCGTCTTCACTCAGCTGGACAGCTCCGCTGGCGACCAGCTCCATAGCGGCAGGGAAGGCCCGGTGCTCGGCCTCTTTGATTCTGTCAGCAAGACTTTCCTCTGTGTCGCCGCTGAACACCGGCACGGCCTCCTGCACGATGATGGCCCCCGCGTCCACCTCCTCCTAACACACAAATGAGGATTTCCCGATGGGTTGCGGCGGCGCCGAGGTGTTTCGGCGTTAATGCGACGCACTTACTGCGACGAAGTGGACTGTGCAGCCACTGAGCCGCACCCCGGCCTGGAGAGCTTGCTTCTGGGCATTCACACCCTTGAATGAGGGCAgcagggatggatggatgttcaaaaGCTTACCTAAGACAagcaatgtttaaaataaataaatgaaaaatttgatAGTGATGATCAGTACTCGCACGCACTGTTCCATTTGTTGACAAAGGATCCTGTGAGGATGCGCATGAATCCAGCCAGACACACCAGTTCCACCCCAAATTCTTCCAGCACGCGGTCGATGGTGCTGTCAAATTCTGCTCGGCTTCCGTACAGTTTGTGGTCCACCACCTAGTGCAGAGTGAGAGTAAAGATTTGACATTGGATTGGCAACAACCTCGagcaaacatttcctgtagttgcagaTCACAATTTTGGACCGTTCCCCCGGACAAAACAGTTTTAGAAAGACTCACTTTGATTGGGCCACTCCAGAACAcgcattttcttcttttgaagCCATTCTCTTGTTTTTTTACTACTGTATTTTggaccattttgttttgagCTTCAGTAGTCAGACAGATGGCCTCAAGTTCATTTGCAAAAGACACAAAATTGCCAAAAGGATCCACATTTTTTCCTGAGGAACAAGCCCACACCTGCAGAACTCCCTCTCCAGCAAACTTCACACTTGGCACAATGCATTCATACAAGTCTCATTCTGTATCCTCAAAAATGACTTTACCGTTTTTGAATGTGGAACCATTTTGTTGAACGTCTCATTGGAAATGAATAGGGAATTTTTGAGGTGGAAAACAAGGGGTAATTTTTGacttacagttaaaaaaaaaaaatctgaaggcACAAGTTTTTAGGGAGATGTGGAAGTAGGAATCGGATAGAAAACATGGTGATACAACGCCCAAACACTCCACCACGATTAGGTCACATGGGCCAGCCCTTCGCGGGCCTGATGATGGCAGTTAAATGTGAATagggttttttccccccttaataaacaaaatctttgagaaacatcattttatgtttacttgggtCAATTTTGTATGTTGGTCACGACGTTTGTTTGATCTTAAAGTGAGGTAACAATGCAAAAATagaaatttgagaagggggtgggggcaacCGTTTTAACCAATGACAgcctaaaataaaatgaataaagttGAAGCATTTCAAATTAGCAATTAAATTTGATTGTGGAGTGGTGATGTCTGTGTGCGACGGTATACAAAagataaaatggaataaaagatGTGTGTTAACTCAAgcatgggagtttttttttttaatttcctgaaaaGTCAAGATGGAGATGGAAGGATTCTTCCCGGCAGCAATGATGAATAAACCAGTAACTGTTTTAGAAGCAAGTACCCGTGTCTGGATGCCAGCCAGTGCAGCCCTCTTGAGGCCCTGAACTCCAGGCTTGTTGGAGATGACCACTACGATCTCCGCGCAGCTCGACGGACGCTTGGCTTGCTCGATGAGCGCTTGGAGGTTGGTCCCTGGGGGAAGAAAGCCGGGCCGCAGTTCAGAATCTCCATGATTTTAGGAACCTGCTTCACGGAATATTACACCAACCTGTGCCTGAGATGAGAACCCCAACTTTGGTCCTTTTGTGAGGAATGCTGCTATCAGAGAGGCAACTGCCATTTTTGGAGGCTGGACCAGCGTTTAGCAGGCTGTGGTCGAGATTACGGACCACCACAGACTCCGCACCTGCAATCCCGGGTGCACATCCAAATCAAATCGAACTTTAGTTACTGAGCACTTTCCACACAACAATATGCAACGGAGAGACAACTagagttaaacaaaaataacatttctgctggcacagctggaaagcgttggcctcacagttttgaggacccgggttaaatcctggtcccagctgtgtggagtttccatgttctgccCGCGCctgcagtccggtttcctcccacacgccaaaaacatgcaacattaattggagactctaaattgcccctagatgtgattgtgagtgtggctgttgtttgtctccatgtgccctgcaattgggtggcaaccaattcagggtgtaccctgcctcctgccagttgggaaaggctccagcacttccgcgacccttgtgaggataagtggctaaaaaaaaatgtgtgggtgGGTAAAACATTTCTAATGTACGTTAAAAGGTCAATTCAATATTAGTTGAGCCCCTCCTTCCAAAGATGAACGTTCTATGGAGTCCTGTAAAAGTGCAACCATACCTCACACTATATATCATGACTTTGGCATAACACAAAGGAGAGAGCCCAACAACCTCACGGACAGCGAGGATTCATAGGGTGAAAGCAGTTCTGAGAGATACGAAATTCCAAGACCATTAGGAGCTTTAAACCCCACCAAAAGAAGAATAAACTCGATCCTGAAATTTGGTGTGCTATCGTGTACGTCTGCCACATGGAGGCCCCAGACGCTCGCTGTCTCACCAGGTGGCTTGTGAGCGAGCGTGCCCACAATCCAGGCCTCCTCTTGGGCTCGCAGCTGCCGCAGGACCCTCTGAGCGTCCGCGGGGGCCACCACCAGCACCGCACCCAGGCCGCAGTTGAAGGTGCGGGTCATCTCGCAGTCGCTTAGGCCGCCCTCCTTCTGCAGCCAGGAAAACACTGAGGGGATGCTCCAACGAGACGCATCTGGAGATAGCGATAGATTCCAGTTATATGGGAAGTTCAAGTTCAGATCACAATTTCTGAATCAAAATTAAGCGTGCTGAAAGGACATAATTGATTAAGATCGGGAGATGTTCGTAGACTTGGGTTACCTAAATCTACAGTCAGCTCCTGGGGCACGACCCGAGGGATGTTTTCCAAAAGTCCTCCTCCAGTGATGTGAGCGCACGCTTTGACCGCACCGCTGCGCAGGATTGGAAGGAGGACACGACTGTAGATCTTTGTCGGTGTCAGCAAAACCTCTCCTGCGGACCAGTGATGACAAAACTGAGTCCTGATTTTAAAATTAGTGCAACCATGCCCACACTTACCAACAGTCTGTCCTGGATTACCAAAGGGTGCTGGGGAGCAGTAGCTGAGATGCGTTCGCTCCAAGACCTTGCGCACTAGGCTGAAGCCATTGCTATGGATTCCAGAGGACGCCACGCCGATCAAGATGTCCCCCTCTGCGATGTCCGCCAGCCGAGGCAGCAGGGCTCCCCGCTCCGCCGCCCCCACGCAGAACCCGGCGAGGTCGTACTCTCCCGGAACGTAGACGCCGGGCATTTCTGCCGTCTCGCCCCCTGGGCATCCACCCAGACGGATGCTTTGACACGGTGGCCCAGCACTAGAGGCGACGGTGGCGACTTCGCCGCTTACCGAGTAGAGCGCAGCGGGCCAGCTCGCACGCTTTGGCGATGCCTGCGACTACCGCGGCGGCCACATCCACGTCCAGGTTGCCGCACGAGAAGTAGTCCAGGAAGAAGAGCGGCTCGGCTCCCTGAGCCAGCACGTCGTTAGCGCACATGGCCACCAGGTCCTGACCCAAGCTGCCATGCTGCCCACATGCCTGGGCAATCtgaacaccacacaggcagctTTTCCAACCCACTGAGAGCATCATTTCATCCTCACGATAAAAGTgactttaaattgtttttctgcCCACTCTCGGCTGAAGTTAATAGTCTAATTCGTCAAAAAACAAGTAGGAAAAACGTCTTGAGTATTGAAAATAACCAAATACCATTTTGgcaaaatagctaacacaaactAGAATCTATGTTGCTCTGTGTAACCCTGTAAGACAATAGACTGAAGATGCacactgcagcaacacatgtagcgCAGTCATATACTGGATTATTTATCCCGTCAAGAGCAACTAACATTTGTGCAGTACTTATGAACTCCAAGGAGTTATGAAGTCTCATACGAGAAAGCAGTACAATAGCTATTCAATTGATGcagtgttttatatatatatatatatatattatatatatatatatatactttttaaatTCTACTGAAACGAAATCAGTACATTTTTGTAAAGCACAACATTACAGTCTGATATTTTACCTCAGTaaacaagttacatttttgttgttgttattttttttgggtagaagaatggaatggattaatggcatttaaaaaaGGCAACTAAATGGGCAGCATAATGGTGAATTTAGGGAGaacgtttactttttttttttttaaatgcccaaTTAAAAGTTTGAGGACAATAATTAtttcattgctattttttttttttttttaaaaaaacagtacatattaaatactgtattggcaaagtgatttttttctctttccctGCGAACATTTGACACATTTGAGTAGTACTataaaaaatgtgataaatgttAAATCTTTTCACTCCATTGGTTGAGCCAAAAGCTGAGCTGACATCTGTGGACCctcaagatatatttttttttcattttcttaataTGCGCTACTGATTTTTCAAGCAGGAAATTGAATGGTAAATGGAAATGACAAATTCACACCTTTAGTTTGGTTCCCACTCCATCAGTTCCAGATACCAGGATCGGGTCAATGAACCCTGCAGCTTTAAGGTCAAACAGTCCAGCAAAACCTCCCAGCTCTGCATCACATCCTTGTGAGAAGAAAGTATGAAAATACCATAAATGATCATATTTCCTGTACATTGACACTGTCAGCCAGAAACGTCTTGgtccaaatttggtcaatttcagttttttctcaagttttctgggggtctgaaattttcccaAACTAATCTTATTAATGTTGATGGCTCAACAAACGTGCcagccatttctttttttttttttgtaacattaaaaCGGATTGTTTTCGCGATGCCATAATTCTGCCCAATGTCGGCAATATACAAATATTACTTTCTGATGGGCGACACGGTGAAtgatgcagctgtaaagtgttggcctcagagttgtgaggtccaaggttcaatcccggcccaactgtgtggagtttgcatgttctccccatgcctgtgtgggttttctccgggcactccgatttcctcccacatccccaaaaacatgcaacatttattggagagtctaaattgccgctaggtgtgattgtgagtgcaactcctgtctgtctccatgtgccctgtgcttggctggcaagcagttcagggtttacctcacctcctgcccgttgacagctggcataggctccagcactaccccgacccatgtgaggataagtggctaagaaaatggacggatggatgttttttgatGTAACATTACCTGGACGGGAAGTTGCCCTGGCCAGTGGCTTGATCACGTCTACAAGTTTGTTGCCAGCGGCGATGTCCACGCCACTCTCTTTATAGGTTAGGCCTCTGTCAGAGACAGTCAAATCATTGCTATGTATGGCGCCTGTCACAGCACACGTCTGATGATTGGCGCCTCTTTCAGTTTTAGGAGGCATAAAATTATCACGGAAGAAAATTCAGAGTGAAGAAACCAAAACAAGGAGAGACCATCCATAGTTTATTCATTTATGAAAACGGTCAATAATGGAATGTTTTGAGCAGTCAAACACACCTGTGTTGCCTCAAATGGGCAATGGCCTTGTGGCCAATGTCGCGGCGGAACACAGCACCGGGGAAGCCAACAGCCGCCACGCCTTGATTGGCCGCCTGCAACGCAGCCTCCAGCGAGGACCTGACCGCTGTGACTGTCAGGACACGGCCGCCGCT
This DNA window, taken from Syngnathoides biaculeatus isolate LvHL_M chromosome 2, ASM1980259v1, whole genome shotgun sequence, encodes the following:
- the n6amt1 gene encoding methyltransferase N6AMT1 isoform X2, which encodes MSTKYPTPVYAHAGRGDFCDVYEPAEDSFLLMDALERDVDELRGMRPHVCVEVGSGSGAVSAFLVSLLGPAAIYFCTDLNRAAALCTSKTASSNNVSLEPVITDLVQCFLPRLSGQVDVLLFNPPYVVTLSSEVGSMGIEAAWAGGRRGREVTDRFLPLVCKLLSTRGLFYLVAIAENDPAVIVQLY
- the n6amt1 gene encoding methyltransferase N6AMT1 isoform X3, which produces MSTKYPTPVYAHAGRGDFCDVYEPAEDSFLLMDALERDVDELRGMRPHVCVEVGSGSGAVSAFLVSLLGPAAIYFCTDLNRAAALCTSKTASSNNVSLEPVITDLVQCFLPRLSGQVDVLLFNPPYVVTLSSEVGSMGIEAAWAGGRRGREVTDRFLPLVCKLLSTRGLFYLVAIAENDPVLLL
- the n6amt1 gene encoding methyltransferase N6AMT1 isoform X1, producing MSTKYPTPVYAHAGRGDFCDVYEPAEDSFLLMDALERDVDELRGMRPHVCVEVGSGSGAVSAFLVSLLGPAAIYFCTDLNRAAALCTSKTASSNNVSLEPVITDLVQCFLPRLSGQVDVLLFNPPYVVTLSSEVGSMGIEAAWAGGRRGREVTDRFLPLVCKLLSTRGLFYLVAIAENDPEEIIQSLSGCGLEGKPCLLARAGNERLSVLRFHRRQPM
- the n6amt1 gene encoding methyltransferase N6AMT1 isoform X4 — translated: MSTKYPTPVYAHAGRGDFCDVYEPAEDSFLLMDALERDVDELRGMRPHVCVEVGSGSGAVSAFLVSLLGPAAIYFCTDLNRAAALCTSKTASSNNVSLEPVITDLVQCFLPRLSGQVDVLLFNPPYVVTLSSEVGSMGIEAAWAGGRRGREVTDRFLPLVCKLLSTRGLFYLVAIAENDPV